A window of Aeromicrobium sp. A1-2 contains these coding sequences:
- the ispG gene encoding flavodoxin-dependent (E)-4-hydroxy-3-methylbut-2-enyl-diphosphate synthase, with protein MPPPVLAPRRKTRKIKVGKVDVGGDAQISVQSMTTTLTSDVNTTLQQIAELTAAGCDIVRVACPSQDDADALKEIAEHSQLPVIADIHFQPKYVFAAIDAGCAAVRVNPGNIRKFDDQVGAIARAAKDAGVSIRIGVNAGSLDKRIYDKYGKATAEALVESAVWEASLFEEHDFHDFKISVKHNDPVVMVQAYEMLSERGDWPLHLGVTEAGPAFQGTIKSATAFGALLSQGIGDTIRVSLSAPPVEEVKVGLQILQSLNLRERKLEIVSCPSCGRAQVDVYTLAEQVTAGLEGMEVPLRVAVMGCVVNGPGEAREADLGVASGNGKGQIFVKGEVIKTVPESKIVETLIEEAMRIAEGMEPVEGGSPAVSVS; from the coding sequence ATGCCGCCGCCGGTCCTCGCTCCGCGGCGCAAGACGCGCAAGATCAAGGTCGGCAAGGTCGACGTCGGCGGTGACGCCCAGATCTCGGTCCAGTCGATGACCACGACCCTGACGTCGGACGTCAACACGACGCTGCAGCAGATCGCCGAGCTCACCGCGGCGGGCTGCGACATCGTGCGGGTCGCGTGCCCCAGCCAGGACGACGCCGATGCCCTGAAGGAGATCGCAGAGCACTCGCAGCTCCCGGTCATCGCGGACATCCACTTCCAGCCCAAGTACGTCTTCGCCGCGATCGACGCCGGCTGCGCCGCGGTGCGGGTCAATCCCGGCAACATCCGCAAGTTCGACGACCAGGTCGGCGCGATCGCCAGGGCCGCCAAGGACGCCGGCGTCTCGATCCGTATCGGTGTCAACGCCGGTTCGCTCGACAAGCGCATCTACGACAAGTACGGCAAGGCCACGGCCGAGGCGCTCGTCGAGTCCGCCGTCTGGGAGGCCTCGTTGTTCGAGGAGCACGACTTCCACGACTTCAAGATCTCGGTCAAGCACAACGACCCGGTCGTGATGGTCCAGGCCTACGAGATGCTGTCCGAGCGGGGCGACTGGCCGCTGCACCTCGGCGTGACCGAGGCCGGCCCCGCCTTCCAGGGCACGATCAAGAGCGCCACGGCGTTCGGTGCGCTGCTCAGCCAGGGCATCGGTGACACGATCCGGGTGTCGCTGTCGGCGCCCCCGGTCGAGGAGGTCAAGGTCGGCCTGCAGATCCTGCAGTCGCTCAATCTGCGCGAGCGCAAGCTCGAGATCGTCTCGTGCCCGTCGTGCGGCCGAGCCCAGGTTGACGTCTACACGCTCGCCGAGCAGGTCACCGCTGGTCTGGAGGGCATGGAGGTGCCGCTGCGCGTCGCGGTCATGGGCTGTGTCGTCAACGGACCGGGGGAGGCCCGTGAGGCAGATCTCGGCGTGGCCTCGGGCAACGGCAAGGGCCAGATCTTCGTCAAGGGCGAGGTCATCAAGACGGTCCCGGAGTCCAAGATCGTCGAGACCCTGATCGAGGAAGCCATGCGGATCGCCGAGGGCATGGAGCCCGTTGAGGGCGGATCGCCAGCTGTCTCGGTGAGCTGA